Within Sorghum bicolor cultivar BTx623 chromosome 2, Sorghum_bicolor_NCBIv3, whole genome shotgun sequence, the genomic segment CCAACGTCGAGAAGATCCCCGGCCTGAACACGCTGGGCGTCTCCCTCTCCCGGATCGACTACGCGCCGGGCGGGGTGAACCCGCCGCACACGCACCCGCGCGCCACCGAGGTGATCTTCGTCCTCCAGGGCACGCTGGACGTGGGCTTCGTCACCGCGGCCGGCAACCGGCTCGTCGCCAAGACCCTCTCCGCGGGGGACGTGTTCGTGTTCCCGCGCGGCCTGGTCCACTTCCAGCGGAACGCCGGCGACGACGCGCCCGCCGCCGTGCTGTCGGCGTTCAACAGCCAGCTCCCTGGGACGCAGTCGCTCGCCGCGGCGATGTTCGCCGCCGAGCCGGAGGTGCCGGACGCCGTGCTGACGAAGGCGTTCCAGGTCGGTACCAAGGAGGTGGAGAAGATTAAGGCTAGGCTTGCACCCAAAAAGGGCTGAAGATTGTACTGTACTTCCCAGATGATCCTTTTTCTGATTGGTTTCCCTGTATCTCCACTAATATATAAGCCACTCGATctgcatttgttcatcattcccAATTCAGAAAATTTGACGACTGATTAATTATGGTGACAGTGTATTTGTTGTGTACTATGATCCTTCAGCTCCTGCCGCCTTTTATCGATGCATTGGATGtgatggatccagagaaaaggAATGAAAAAAGCTCCTTTTGGATCCATGGAATCTGCAAAAGTGACCAAAAATACTGAAGGAATGATTGTTGTGATGACGAACAAAAGTCCCTTCCAGCCCCGTTGTTGTACGACGGTAAATGGGACGATGAACTGTTCCTGTTTCAATTCAAACATGCATGACGGATTCTCTTTGTATTGCCACAGTAACCAAGAAGAGCATGCATGCGCGCTGTGCGTGCATCGCAAAAGGAAAAGGGGCAACTGGACAAGGGCAAGGTACCAAGCTTTTAGGGGAAAGCGTGCGTGTCGTAGGGACCATGACAATTGGCATGCGTGTAGTGGTGTAGTGATCCTCAGTTGTTTGTTTGGTTTGTTTTTTTCTCGTTTTAAACTGTGTCACACACGCAAATTAACAACATAGCATGCACAATCACTTTCGCATCAAGCGGTTTCGGTATTCGTGCCACGTacctactccctctgtcctaaaTTAAATGTTGTTTTCGGTTTCCGTGTTCCaaatttgactcgatttgtagaaaatacgtgtaatatttatatctctaaataaatttattaaaaactatatttaaaaatctttccaataatactaattatgttgcgtaaatgttaatattttttattatatatttaaccAAAGTTATTTTTCAGAAAGCGAGAACAAcagttattttgggacggagggagtacataatGTACATCAGTGGCGTTTTACTTGAGACCACTGTTCATCTAAACGATCATTTAACCGTTTTACACCATGTAGACACTATACATGCACGTTGATGCACCATTTCCTTTTAATTAGATGTTTATCATCTTTAATTTGTTGATTGTTTAGCGTGTTCAAATGATGCTTTAGCTGGAATAGTATCTATTAAAAGGTAAGGAGGTCGACTATTGATAATACCAATTAAATTTTATTGGGCTACACCCTCTACCGCTTAATGGGCTACAACATAACCACGTCTTGACCCAGCGTCCCAGCCCATATGAAAAAGGTCTCCAACAAATCGGCCCTTAAGGCCCATGTACACATGGACCTGTCTTATCCCATATCTCAAGTGAAAAAACGATATTCTTTGAATTTTCCTTTCTGCAATATGGGATAACCACTGTAGGAAAATACTCCTATCATACACCTTTCATTTTCAATTTTTTCCATTAGGGTGGACCTTTGACCAACAGTAACTCTCTATTAAAATTTAATACATAACTCTTGCGAAACAAATTGATGTGTTAAAGTATGGATGATTATAATTATGTATAACATATGAGTGAAATATTAATAGATTAATTATTGGTCAAAGCCTTTTCTAATGAAATGAAATATGCTTGGAAAAagaaacggagggagtatctGGACTGTGCCATTCATCTTAATGCATTGAGGTTGTCCACATGTGTGGCTCGCTAGAACCTAGGGAAACCAAATTTACTACCTACCACTATATAGGGGTCATGTTGCTTTAGCATATGCAACAATGGCTAAAAATCGACATCACTCACGTCAGGCCCATATAGTCATCTTTCCATATGGCCACTGCAAGCCCAATTGGAGATTTGGCAAGCAAAATCGAGAGCGCCTTTGAGCAGCCCTAAGCTGCCTTCGGTTATCTATAGCTAACTAGGGTTGGTAGTCACTGGTTATGTCCTATAGCGACAACAACCATGTTGGGCAATGACGGCCCAAGATTGGTTAAAAAGAAAGGCCGAGGGAACATTTAGGATGATGTGGAATGATTCAAATGCTTTTGGGAACAAAAAAATAGGTCCACTCTTGAGGAAGGGGTTCTTTTTACACACACAAGATTTTGGCAAGAATATAAAACCAGATTTAATTTTTTGGACTCAAAGTTTCTGGGCATCGTTAGAGATGTTATACTGCATTGTACAATTAACCAACCTACTTGCATATAAGTCATCCTCATCTGGACACCCTTATTTTATGAGTAATTACTCCATATATCATCATCGGCGTACCGTGCGTTCTTCATTGGCATGGCGTCTCTCCTGGGAGCACGGCTTGTCCGGAAGCTAGGCTGCTGTtgtccccctccccctctccaAGGTGAAGTTCTTCTACTAGCTAGCTCTTCACGGTTGCCTCTGGACCGCGGAACGGCGAAGGTGGCATGGCCTCCAACCATCGGGGTGTCAGTGCTCTGCAACCAAGCAGATGAGACAACTAACCACTTGCTCTGCTCGTGCGTGTTCACGCGTGAAATTTGGACATGGCTGCTCGCGACGGCGGGCATCTAGCATTTGGCGCCGCAGCCCACCTCATTGCTCGCCGACTGGTGGCTTCTGGTTCGCGAAGCAGTACCGGCTAATGGACGGCGCGCGTTCGACTCCCTTGTGCTCGTGACCTCCTAGATCATTTGCAAGGAATGCAATAGGAGGACCTTTGACAACATCACCGGACAACAGCTCAGGTGCTCGCCATGATCACCGATGAGCTAGACATCTACCGTTTCCGTGGGCTACCATTGCCTCAGGCCGCTTTTGCACATCCTAAGCTAGTCTGCACACAATGGGCTCTATATAGTTGCGCAATTGTTCCGAGTTTAGCTACAAGCCACAGTTGCGCCGTTGAAGCCGGCGACTTGTGTTGTGTGCATGGTCCAAAGGCCATGGAATCTCGCCATGGCAATTGGATGCTGTTGTTTCCAAAACTCTTATTTTGCTTAATAAGACACGTGCAAAGCACATTTTCAAAAAAGATATATCAATGAAAGGCGAAGGATAAGTAAacagagaaaaatataaaagcTTCTAACTTTTCTTGCCCCGCAATGTATATGGCCTTTGAAGTGACTGTATATGATTCTCCCGTGATGCAGGATTCAATAACGTCCACTGAAAACTTTTTTTCAGCACAGCCACACATCTAGCATTCTAGCTACTGTATGTGGGCGTCCTAGGTTTGGGAGGCGAAGGGTTAAAATCATCATGGAAAATGTGACATGAAAGGTGATGAGCTTATCTGGAACGGCCATATcattttcagctgcttccgatctCTCATGCATATAAGGCCAGAGAGGCGTATCATCttgaatatttatatatatatatatatatatatatatatatatatatatatatatatatatatatatatatatatatatatatatatatatatatatatatatatatactgttcATTTACTATACATTTAGATTTTAGACTAAAATTGTTATGtgatatttaattatttatataaaTTGAATATGACATGCGCATGTTGTTTGATAGAAACATTGGTCAAGTTTGACGTGTGTGCCCAACTCTATGTTGTACCTATAATTTTGAGATAGATCCCCCACTATTCATAATGTTCAGTTTCTCTCCATCTTGTGAGAGAGCTAATAATGGGAATCCCGTGAGGATACATGGTGTGTTTGTCcctgagcatctccaacagttatgtaaTTGGACTCGCATTCTTGAAATTTGCTAAAAACCTTAAAAATTgcactccaacagttttgcatttgacttatgcattttggcaaacttggcatttgatggaccaaacttgacatttttgcataggcacaatggcTTGGCACTTTTGATATCCCGAGAATCTTAGACTCCTTGTCGTGACCGTACTCTCCACGTCATGGTAGTTTTCCGCGATACTAGTCCTCGCGCGCAACTATTCTCGTTCCCCGCGCGCCGCCTCCTTTTTTCTGCGCACCACCTCCTTTCTTCGCGCGGGGACGAAGGAGATCCATCGCTGCCTCGTTTTGTTGCAGCGACGCGAGGCTAGAAGATCGATCGCAGCGACGAGAAAAATTTCCCGCGAAGATGAAAGATTCCCGGACAAAAATAGTTGGATCCACGggaaatgccaagtcaaaaatgccaaacacttggagatgaatttatttttcctttggcaaaacgtttaaggacttggcaaactccaacaaatgACAAATTTCAATTACATAACTGTTGGAGTTGGAGATGCTCCATGCCCATCAAGCTGTCCCATATGACAGTGGTATGAGCCATATCTTGATTAATATTGCAACCCATATGTACATTatattcttttttaaaaaaaaattctgcCCAATACACATGAAACACTACAGGTGAATACACCTCTCGTACTCCTTACATTGAAATTTCAAGGGTCATTTCGCTTTGCTAGAACTGTCATTGAGCAAAAGATATTTATTGATACTTAGTTCTATGACAAAAATTGATGTAGTTAGATTGTTAttgaaaatatttattatttgCGATATGATGTtatcatataaataaaaaaatgttaaaTAATTATTGATTAAAGTTTTTTGTATAACGAAACAATGCATGTCTTGTAAAAGAAATGGATGGCATCGATCTCAATATAATGGATCCACAATTGTCTAGACAGTTGACATGCTAGAGCCCTATGGTACCAATTCTGCTCTTGACTATTGTAGGATTCATGTTGTTTGGTTACTGCATCGAATTGTCCAacctattttcataagtcatACTACATCCTATGGAATTCTAAAGTCATCATGCTTTACCAACTCTTCGTTCTATAAGAGTTAGTGACTTGTTTTGGCTCTTATTCTTCTCAGGGGTCATGAGTGACATATACAAATGACTTGGAaagtaaaaatgaaataaatagagGGAAAACACAAGGGTTCCAACTTGTCCCAGAACTCATGGCATATGAAGTGAGCATATATGATTGCCCTGCAGTCCGCGCATTTGCATGTCTCCAAGACAAAGCATCTATCTAGTATAGGTCTATAGGTTTGGGAGGCTACAGGAAAAAATCATCTAGGGACAGGAGAGtcaacagtaattaagcatgcaTGTACACTTGCATCCCTTTTTCTGAGAGCATGTTTTCATTCTTAGACCCCAAGTTTATTATGGTAGTGCACAACAGGTCCATCATGACGACCATTGAACAGATGACTAAAGAGGCAGTTCAACTTATCAGAATAAGTGTGTTCCATATATACTTTTTATCATTGTAAactgaacataataaataggatTATAGGAACATGTATGATGTATTCATCCATGTTCTAGATAAACAGGGAGGTTTGGGTGTTCTCAACCTTTTAGTACAAAATGAAAGTCTTTTGATGAAGCATCTTCATAAATTTTACAGTAGAGCACAAATCCCTTGGGTGCAGCTTGTTTGGGACAAATATTATGCAGGAGGCAAGCTTCCAATTCAAAGTATCACTTTCAAAGGCTCCTTTCGGTGGATAGATAATCTTAAAATTTTACCCCAATTCA encodes:
- the LOC8056616 gene encoding germin-like protein 5-1 translates to MAAIPSPLHPLLAIVAAAAMLVLLLPSPSLAGDADLLQDICVADLTSTVKVNGFACKAGAVTSDDFYFKGLAVAGNTSATATGSVVTAANVEKIPGLNTLGVSLSRIDYAPGGVNPPHTHPRATEVIFVLQGTLDVGFVTAAGNRLVAKTLSAGDVFVFPRGLVHFQRNAGDDAPAAVLSAFNSQLPGTQSLAAAMFAAEPEVPDAVLTKAFQVGTKEVEKIKARLAPKKG